A section of the Deinobacterium chartae genome encodes:
- a CDS encoding purine-nucleoside phosphorylase, whose protein sequence is MTTSASQTHGYDTVQRAASYLRERLPVQPRFSLTLGSGLGGLADEIEGAVRIPYAEIPDFPVSTAPGHAGELVAGTLAGQPVMAYKGRVHFYEGYRMEQVIFPVRVAYALGARDFLITSACGGLRDDWSAGDLMLHRDYINMTGTNPLIGPNDTRLGERFPGMYDAYDPEYAEVVRSVARAQDLNLREGVYVSISGPSYASRAELRAFRLLGADAIGMSTVPEVIAARHLGARVIGLSTVTDLAIPEREHHADEQEVIQVAQASSQRFRALIKGVLERL, encoded by the coding sequence ATGACGACTTCTGCCTCTCAAACTCACGGTTACGACACGGTTCAGCGCGCCGCCAGCTACCTGCGCGAGCGACTGCCGGTCCAACCCCGCTTCAGCCTGACCCTGGGTTCCGGCCTGGGGGGCCTCGCCGACGAGATCGAGGGCGCGGTCCGCATTCCCTACGCCGAGATTCCCGACTTTCCGGTGTCCACCGCTCCCGGTCATGCCGGCGAACTGGTGGCGGGCACGCTGGCCGGACAGCCGGTCATGGCCTACAAGGGCCGGGTGCACTTCTACGAGGGTTACCGCATGGAGCAGGTGATCTTTCCGGTGCGGGTCGCCTACGCCCTGGGTGCGCGTGACTTTCTGATCACCTCGGCCTGCGGTGGTCTGCGCGACGACTGGTCGGCCGGAGACCTGATGCTGCACCGCGACTACATCAACATGACCGGCACCAACCCCCTGATCGGTCCGAACGACACCCGCCTGGGCGAGCGCTTTCCCGGCATGTACGACGCCTACGACCCCGAATACGCCGAGGTGGTGCGTTCGGTGGCCCGCGCCCAGGATCTCAACCTGCGCGAGGGCGTGTACGTCTCGATCTCCGGGCCCTCGTACGCCAGCCGTGCCGAACTGCGCGCCTTCCGTCTGCTCGGGGCCGACGCCATCGGCATGAGCACGGTGCCCGAAGTGATCGCCGCGCGCCACCTGGGTGCCCGGGTCATCGGTCTTTCCACCGTGACCGACCTGGCGATTCCCGAACGCGAGCACCACGCCGACGAGCAGGAGGTCATTCAAGTCGCCCAGGCCTCCTCGCAGCGCTTCCGCGCACTGATCAAGGGCGTCCTCGAGCGGCTGTGA
- a CDS encoding YggS family pyridoxal phosphate-dependent enzyme, with protein sequence MTLEGGLPAVQQCLREVETHSGRPAGSVRLVAVTKGRSLEEIRERVLAYGHYPLAENRGQELRDKREAAQAQGGEDLEWHFIGPLQLNKIKYLRGVTLVHTLERLEQARELARLAESWGRAPELLIQVHNGEAQKHGVPEEGVAELRRQAEAMGLVIRGLMVMAPYGDLAEAARVFGRVAALGARLELPELSMGMSDDYVQAVQAGATMVRVGRALFE encoded by the coding sequence ATGACCCTAGAAGGTGGACTTCCGGCCGTGCAGCAGTGCCTGCGCGAGGTGGAAACGCACTCGGGCCGCCCGGCCGGTTCGGTGCGGCTGGTTGCGGTCACCAAGGGGCGCAGCCTCGAGGAAATCCGCGAGCGGGTGCTGGCGTACGGGCACTACCCGCTGGCCGAGAACCGCGGTCAGGAATTGCGCGACAAGCGCGAGGCCGCCCAGGCACAGGGCGGGGAAGACCTCGAGTGGCACTTTATCGGGCCGCTGCAGCTCAACAAGATCAAGTACCTGCGCGGCGTCACGCTGGTGCACACGCTCGAGCGCCTCGAGCAGGCGCGCGAGCTCGCGCGCCTCGCCGAAAGCTGGGGAAGGGCGCCGGAGCTGTTGATCCAGGTGCATAATGGGGAAGCGCAAAAGCACGGTGTGCCCGAGGAGGGCGTGGCCGAGCTGCGCCGCCAGGCCGAGGCCATGGGTCTGGTGATCCGCGGTCTGATGGTGATGGCCCCGTACGGGGACCTTGCCGAGGCCGCGCGGGTCTTTGGGCGGGTGGCCGCACTCGGAGCGCGGCTCGAGCTGCCCGAGCTGAGCATGGGCATGAGCGACGACTACGTGCAGGCCGTGCAGGCCGGCGCGACCATGGTGAGAGTAGGAAGGGCGCTTTTCGAATGA
- a CDS encoding DivIVA domain-containing protein, whose protein sequence is MKLTPLDIRHQEFSGAISGYSRKEVREFLEEVSDFLEEVLRQNQGLEERIQDLERRIEEYRQGEEELRRTVISAERISHEIKANAQKEAELIVREAEAAKEKLLREGIQKSREIRMEIEAARNERAQFLAQYRSLLRSFLELSEQYEN, encoded by the coding sequence ATGAAGCTGACACCGCTGGACATCCGACATCAGGAATTCTCCGGAGCGATCTCGGGCTACAGCCGCAAGGAGGTCCGCGAGTTTCTCGAGGAGGTCTCGGACTTCCTCGAGGAGGTGCTGCGCCAGAACCAGGGCCTCGAGGAGCGGATCCAGGACCTGGAGCGCCGTATCGAGGAGTACCGGCAGGGCGAGGAGGAGTTGCGCCGTACGGTGATCTCCGCCGAGCGGATCTCGCACGAGATCAAGGCCAACGCACAGAAGGAAGCCGAGCTGATCGTGCGCGAGGCTGAGGCGGCCAAGGAGAAGCTGCTGCGCGAGGGCATCCAGAAGTCCCGCGAGATCCGTATGGAGATCGAGGCGGCCCGCAACGAGCGCGCGCAGTTCCTGGCGCAGTATCGCAGCCTGCTGCGCTCCTTCCTGGAGCTCTCCGAGCAGTACGAGAACTGA
- a CDS encoding ABC transporter ATP-binding protein, with protein MLTIRGLGKDYGPFTALHTIDLEVADGQVFGLLGPNGAGKTTLLRVLATLLEPSRGQATVAGFDVLRQPEQVRRHIGVVNGGMGLYDRLTGREILRYFGGFYGLRGAALERRIRELSDLLALEEVLDRRAGEFSTGMKQKVVIARAVLHDPPLLILDEAASGLDILARRGLLEFVQRYRAPGKLVLYSTHVMEEVERVCDRVAIIDHGRLLTEGSLAEVRGPHAYLEDAFFELVKRENAGAN; from the coding sequence ATGCTTACGATCCGCGGATTAGGCAAAGATTATGGTCCGTTTACCGCCCTGCATACGATAGACCTCGAGGTGGCAGACGGGCAGGTGTTTGGCCTGCTCGGGCCCAACGGGGCCGGAAAGACCACCTTGCTGCGCGTCTTGGCGACCCTGCTCGAACCCAGCCGGGGGCAGGCCACGGTCGCGGGCTTCGACGTGCTGCGCCAGCCCGAACAGGTCCGCCGCCACATCGGTGTGGTCAACGGCGGCATGGGACTGTACGACCGCCTCACCGGGCGCGAGATCCTGCGCTACTTCGGCGGCTTCTACGGCCTGCGCGGCGCAGCCCTCGAGCGGCGCATCCGTGAGCTGAGCGACCTGCTGGCCCTCGAGGAGGTCTTGGACCGCCGCGCAGGCGAGTTTTCGACCGGCATGAAGCAGAAGGTGGTGATCGCCCGGGCGGTGCTGCACGACCCGCCGCTCTTGATCCTGGACGAGGCGGCCAGCGGCCTGGACATCTTGGCCCGCCGGGGCCTGCTCGAGTTCGTGCAGCGTTACCGCGCCCCGGGCAAGCTGGTGCTGTACTCCACCCACGTGATGGAAGAGGTCGAGCGGGTCTGCGACCGGGTCGCCATCATCGACCACGGCCGCCTGCTTACCGAAGGAAGCCTCGCCGAGGTGCGCGGACCGCACGCTTACCTCGAGGACGCCTTTTTTGAACTGGTGAAACGGGAGAACGCAGGTGCGAACTAA
- a CDS encoding ABC transporter permease: MRTNFVWQVAYKEILSTLRDRRTLVSTILLPLLLIPVFLLGFPLLIGGLLGGETARVQKVGVVGLERLPGLLRRDLERGSGAGSAGVELVAVKDPLAAVQSGEVEAALRLTVPLPDHAGGPPVPIEVFTKLGNLKSSGVTSKIEGAVERYNEALVTRRLEAEGLSRDVLTPVRIESRDASTVAERRSGQLAFLIPLFILQFILAGGQPTAIDSTAGEKERGTLEVLLVTPVSRLEVVAGKFVATTLFALTSAVFSMVGLAAAGWVGRSLLGSLVAGSGNGDAAELATLFGGNLSLSLPAFGALLAVAVTTAMLISVLQLTITVFARSYKEAQTYLVPLALVAILPAVTLQFADFLTVGSGFYLIPLVNAMLVILNIVKGSLGAAAIILTVISNLVYAALLLLLAWRLFRRESVIFRH; the protein is encoded by the coding sequence GTGCGAACTAACTTCGTGTGGCAGGTGGCCTACAAGGAAATCCTCTCGACTCTGCGCGACCGCCGCACGCTGGTCTCGACCATCCTGCTGCCGCTGCTGCTGATCCCGGTTTTTCTGCTGGGCTTCCCGCTCTTGATCGGCGGCCTGCTGGGCGGCGAGACGGCCCGGGTCCAGAAAGTCGGCGTGGTGGGTCTGGAGCGCCTGCCTGGCTTGCTCCGGCGTGACCTGGAACGCGGCAGCGGCGCGGGCAGCGCCGGTGTGGAACTCGTCGCGGTAAAAGACCCGCTCGCGGCCGTGCAGAGCGGCGAGGTGGAAGCGGCACTGCGCCTGACCGTACCGCTTCCCGACCACGCCGGAGGGCCGCCGGTGCCCATCGAGGTGTTCACCAAGCTCGGCAACCTCAAGAGCAGCGGGGTGACCTCCAAGATCGAGGGTGCGGTGGAACGCTACAACGAAGCGCTCGTCACCCGGCGCCTCGAGGCGGAGGGCCTCAGCCGCGACGTCTTGACCCCGGTCCGGATCGAGTCGCGGGACGCCTCGACCGTAGCCGAGCGCCGCAGCGGTCAGCTGGCCTTCTTGATCCCGCTGTTCATCTTGCAGTTCATTCTGGCGGGCGGGCAACCCACCGCCATCGACTCGACCGCCGGCGAAAAAGAGCGCGGCACCCTCGAGGTGCTGCTGGTCACGCCGGTGAGCCGCCTCGAGGTGGTGGCGGGGAAGTTCGTGGCGACCACGCTGTTTGCGCTGACCAGCGCGGTGTTCTCGATGGTCGGTCTGGCGGCGGCGGGTTGGGTGGGCCGCAGCCTGCTGGGGTCGCTCGTCGCGGGCAGCGGCAACGGGGATGCAGCCGAGCTGGCCACGCTGTTCGGAGGCAACCTCAGCCTGTCGCTGCCCGCCTTCGGGGCGCTGCTGGCGGTCGCGGTGACCACCGCCATGCTGATCAGCGTCTTGCAGCTCACCATCACGGTATTTGCCCGCTCGTACAAGGAAGCCCAGACCTATCTGGTGCCGCTGGCGCTGGTTGCGATCCTGCCCGCCGTCACCCTGCAGTTCGCGGACTTTCTGACGGTTGGGAGTGGCTTTTACCTGATTCCGCTGGTCAACGCCATGCTGGTGATCCTCAACATCGTCAAAGGTTCGCTCGGCGCCGCCGCCATCATCCTCACGGTGATCAGCAACCTGGTCTATGCCGCGCTGCTGCTGCTGCTCGCCTGGCGCCTGTTCCGCCGCGAGAGCGTCATCTTCCGGCACTGA
- the nadE gene encoding ammonia-dependent NAD(+) synthetase codes for MNTTQRSILEELHAQPLADPQTRVREIISFLKEYLLASGARGYVLGISGGQDSSLAGRLAQLAIEELNAQGGDFTFVAVRLPYGVQADEEDARLALSFIRPARTLTVNIKPAVDAATAALEAATGEPVRDFVKGNIKARERMVAQYAIAGQLNLLVIGTDHAAEAVTGFFTKYGDGGCDLTPLTGLNKRQGRALLEALGAPERLYLKVPTADLEEERPGLPDEAALGLTYREIDDYLEGKPIAPEAAQRLEGIFWRTRHKRALPVTRFDAWWRAPQD; via the coding sequence ATGAACACAACGCAACGCAGCATCCTCGAGGAGTTGCACGCGCAACCGCTGGCCGACCCTCAGACCCGGGTGCGCGAGATCATCAGCTTTCTCAAAGAGTACCTGCTCGCCTCGGGCGCGCGAGGCTACGTGCTGGGCATCTCGGGCGGGCAGGACTCGTCGCTGGCCGGACGGCTGGCGCAGCTCGCCATCGAGGAGCTCAACGCCCAGGGCGGCGACTTCACCTTTGTGGCGGTGCGCCTGCCCTACGGCGTGCAGGCCGACGAAGAAGACGCCCGGCTGGCCCTGTCTTTCATCCGGCCCGCCCGGACCCTGACCGTGAACATCAAGCCCGCAGTGGACGCGGCCACCGCCGCCCTCGAGGCCGCGACCGGCGAGCCGGTGCGCGACTTCGTGAAGGGCAACATCAAAGCGCGCGAGCGCATGGTGGCGCAGTACGCCATCGCCGGCCAGCTGAACCTGCTGGTGATCGGCACCGACCACGCTGCCGAGGCCGTCACCGGGTTTTTCACCAAGTATGGCGACGGCGGCTGCGACCTGACCCCGCTGACCGGCCTGAACAAGCGCCAGGGGCGCGCCCTGCTCGAGGCGCTGGGAGCCCCCGAACGCCTGTACCTCAAAGTTCCCACCGCCGACCTCGAGGAGGAACGCCCGGGCCTGCCCGACGAGGCAGCACTCGGCCTGACCTACCGCGAGATCGACGACTACCTCGAGGGCAAGCCGATCGCGCCCGAAGCGGCGCAGCGCCTCGAGGGCATCTTCTGGCGCACGCGCCACAAGCGCGCCCTGCCGGTCACGCGTTTCGATGCCTGGTGGCGCGCTCCCCAGGACTGA
- a CDS encoding cysteine hydrolase family protein, with translation MAAALLLIDVIGDFEFEGSECLFPAALEAAPAIAEAARRARAAEVPVVYVNDNYGEWRSDFRQIVERARQGRGRVIAEQLLPREGDLFVLKPRNSGFHLTPLEALLAYLEVQTVVLAGFACDLCVLFTANDARTRGFDVAVLEDGVASERPEERDFALQLMKNKMHAQLIRSQDLDFSELDRPRR, from the coding sequence ATGGCAGCAGCCCTGCTCTTGATCGACGTGATCGGGGACTTCGAGTTCGAAGGCTCGGAGTGCCTGTTCCCCGCCGCCCTCGAGGCGGCACCGGCCATTGCCGAGGCGGCCCGCCGCGCCCGCGCCGCCGAGGTGCCGGTCGTGTACGTGAACGACAACTACGGCGAGTGGCGCTCGGACTTTCGGCAGATCGTGGAGCGCGCCCGCCAGGGACGCGGGCGCGTCATCGCCGAGCAACTCCTCCCGCGCGAGGGAGATCTGTTCGTGCTCAAGCCGCGCAACTCGGGCTTTCACCTCACGCCGCTCGAAGCACTGCTCGCCTACCTCGAGGTGCAGACCGTGGTGCTGGCGGGCTTCGCCTGCGACCTGTGCGTGCTGTTCACCGCCAACGACGCGCGCACCCGGGGCTTTGACGTGGCGGTCCTCGAAGACGGCGTGGCCTCGGAACGTCCCGAGGAACGGGACTTTGCCCTGCAGTTGATGAAAAATAAGATGCACGCACAGCTGATCCGCTCGCAGGACCTGGATTTTTCCGAGCTGGACCGGCCGCGCCGCTGA
- the glmM gene encoding phosphoglucosamine mutase, which yields MNKRKYFGTDGVRAVAGQHPLTAAWVLDLGRAAAEVFKAQHPHPTVVIGKDTRQSGDMLEAALAAGLTACGVNVIHLGVIPTPGVSYLTRYLEAQAGVVISASHNPYEDNGIKFFDASGQKLPDALEAMIEAQFDRLNELSPVTGTAMGSVTNYTEAERLYSAFLTGQGPDLSGLRIVLDCANGAAYRIAPRVFQRLGADVFAVYTHPDGRNINRGCGSTHLEHLQRIVREGDYDLGIAFDGDADRALLVDSQGRVVSGDHILLLTARARREAAVVTTLMANMGLEVQLRNLGIGLERTAVGDRYVHERLLEQGLKLGGEQSGHVLFLDIAPTGDGILTALQTLKASQQLGLSLDALVDELVMFPQTLLNVRTPDKHRISQHPQVAAAVERAVARLEGRGRVNLRPSGTEPLVRVMVEGEDQQEIERIAREIADVIEGVGQRETEAG from the coding sequence ATGAACAAACGCAAATACTTCGGAACCGATGGCGTGCGCGCCGTCGCCGGTCAACACCCGCTGACCGCAGCCTGGGTGCTCGATCTGGGCCGCGCGGCCGCAGAAGTCTTCAAGGCTCAGCACCCGCACCCCACGGTCGTGATCGGAAAAGACACCCGCCAGAGCGGTGACATGCTCGAGGCCGCCCTGGCCGCCGGACTTACCGCCTGCGGCGTGAACGTCATCCACCTCGGTGTGATTCCAACCCCGGGCGTGTCGTACCTGACCCGTTACCTCGAGGCTCAGGCGGGTGTGGTCATCAGCGCCTCGCACAACCCCTACGAGGACAACGGCATCAAGTTCTTCGACGCCAGCGGCCAGAAACTGCCCGACGCGCTCGAGGCGATGATCGAGGCGCAGTTCGACCGCCTAAATGAGCTGTCCCCGGTGACCGGCACCGCCATGGGCAGCGTGACGAACTACACCGAGGCCGAACGGCTCTACAGCGCCTTCCTGACCGGACAAGGACCGGACCTCAGCGGCCTGCGCATCGTGCTCGACTGCGCCAACGGAGCGGCCTACCGCATCGCTCCCCGGGTGTTCCAGCGCCTTGGAGCCGATGTGTTCGCGGTGTACACGCACCCGGATGGCCGCAACATCAACCGTGGCTGCGGCAGCACCCACCTCGAGCACCTGCAGCGCATCGTGCGCGAAGGCGACTACGACCTGGGCATCGCCTTTGACGGTGACGCCGACCGCGCCCTGCTGGTGGACTCGCAGGGGCGCGTGGTCAGCGGAGACCACATCCTGCTGCTGACCGCCCGCGCCCGCCGCGAGGCGGCGGTGGTGACCACGCTGATGGCCAACATGGGCCTCGAGGTGCAGCTGCGCAACCTCGGTATCGGCCTCGAGCGCACCGCGGTGGGCGACCGTTACGTGCACGAGCGCCTGCTCGAACAGGGCCTCAAGCTCGGCGGTGAGCAAAGCGGCCACGTGCTGTTCTTGGACATCGCGCCGACCGGCGACGGCATCCTGACCGCGCTGCAGACCCTCAAGGCCAGCCAGCAGCTCGGCCTGAGCCTGGACGCGCTGGTAGACGAGCTGGTGATGTTCCCGCAGACCCTGCTGAACGTCCGCACCCCGGACAAGCACCGCATCAGCCAGCACCCGCAGGTCGCAGCGGCCGTGGAGCGCGCGGTCGCCCGCCTCGAGGGCCGTGGTCGCGTCAACCTGCGCCCTTCGGGCACCGAGCCGCTGGTACGCGTGATGGTCGAAGGCGAGGACCAGCAGGAAATCGAGCGGATCGCTCGCGAAATCGCCGATGTGATCGAAGGAGTGGGCCAACGTGAAACCGAAGCAGGCTGA
- the rbfA gene encoding 30S ribosome-binding factor RbfA, translated as MKPKQAEIAVARTLTAAIAELKDPRVPLIVTVERVQISPDLTQAKVFVSSLGEVAPLLEALQHARGHLQREVARALNLRRTPVLEFLEAGQSPFA; from the coding sequence GTGAAACCGAAGCAGGCTGAGATCGCCGTCGCGCGCACCCTGACTGCGGCCATCGCCGAACTCAAGGACCCGCGCGTTCCGCTGATCGTCACGGTGGAACGGGTGCAGATCAGTCCGGACCTTACCCAGGCCAAGGTGTTCGTGTCCTCCCTGGGCGAGGTCGCTCCGCTGCTCGAGGCGCTGCAGCACGCGCGCGGTCACCTGCAGCGCGAGGTGGCCCGCGCCCTGAACCTGCGCCGCACCCCGGTGCTCGAGTTCCTCGAGGCCGGACAGAGCCCGTTCGCCTGA
- a CDS encoding acyl-CoA thioesterase: MKQHITALRVRYAETDQMGVVHHSNYAVWFEMARVEFMEALGLSYREVERRGVYLMLSGLEVKYRRAARFDDRLEVRVWVEDLRSRKARFAYEVTRQGSGEVIATGATEHIATDFEYRLVSMPQDLLDLFH, translated from the coding sequence TTGAAACAACACATCACCGCCCTGCGCGTCCGCTACGCCGAAACCGACCAGATGGGCGTGGTCCACCACAGCAACTACGCGGTGTGGTTCGAGATGGCCCGGGTGGAGTTCATGGAAGCCCTGGGTCTGTCCTACCGCGAGGTCGAGCGGCGCGGGGTGTACCTGATGCTCAGCGGCCTCGAGGTAAAGTACCGCCGCGCCGCGCGCTTCGACGACCGGCTCGAGGTGCGGGTGTGGGTCGAGGACCTGCGCAGCCGCAAGGCCCGCTTCGCCTACGAGGTGACCCGCCAGGGCAGCGGCGAGGTGATTGCGACGGGCGCGACCGAGCACATCGCCACCGACTTCGAGTACCGCCTGGTGTCGATGCCGCAGGACCTGCTCGACCTGTTCCACTAG
- a CDS encoding dihydrolipoyl dehydrogenase family protein, which yields MQTVDVIIIGSGQGGVPLATALAERGQRVVLFERARLGGSCVNYGCTPSKAFLGAAHAAGRARQAARLGVNAEIRVDFAAVMHRVRQMAEQSSAHVRQRLEKAGVRIIHAEARFEGARRVSGGGHSFEARTVIINTGSAPALPDLEGLQAVPYRTYLDFWDLEALPRRTLVLGGGYIGLELGQGLARLGSEVHIIEPGQRVLAREAARVGETLRRALEADGVHFHLGARAQRVGRVGETLQLELESGRVLEADLLLVATGQRPNTGALNLSAAGIETDARGYVRADARLRAAEGVYVIGDAAGQPPFTHVAWEDHRRVLDALEGRTRSRDDRVLGYAVFTDPQVGRVGLDEQQAREQGLDARSVTLEVSDVARAHEFGQESGFYGLLVERGSDRILGATLVGPEAAEVVHTVLAHMEAGSTWRALEAAQHIHPTYAEGLPTLARQLLED from the coding sequence ATGCAGACCGTGGACGTGATCATCATCGGGAGCGGTCAGGGCGGAGTTCCGCTGGCCACTGCCCTGGCGGAACGGGGGCAGCGGGTGGTGCTGTTTGAACGTGCGCGCCTCGGCGGCTCGTGCGTCAATTACGGCTGCACCCCCTCGAAGGCCTTCCTGGGGGCCGCTCACGCCGCCGGGCGGGCCAGGCAGGCCGCCCGGCTCGGCGTGAACGCCGAGATCCGGGTAGACTTTGCGGCCGTCATGCACCGGGTCCGCCAAATGGCCGAGCAATCCAGCGCGCACGTCCGGCAGCGCCTCGAGAAGGCCGGGGTACGCATCATCCACGCCGAGGCCCGCTTCGAGGGCGCACGGCGGGTCAGCGGCGGTGGGCACAGCTTCGAGGCCCGCACGGTCATCATCAACACCGGGTCCGCCCCTGCCCTGCCCGATCTAGAGGGCCTGCAGGCAGTTCCCTACCGCACCTACTTGGACTTCTGGGACCTCGAGGCACTCCCCCGGCGCACGCTGGTGCTGGGCGGCGGCTACATCGGCCTCGAGCTCGGTCAGGGGCTGGCGCGGCTGGGGTCCGAGGTTCACATCATCGAGCCGGGCCAACGCGTGCTGGCGCGCGAGGCGGCGCGCGTGGGCGAAACGCTGCGGCGGGCCCTCGAGGCGGACGGCGTGCACTTTCACCTGGGAGCCCGGGCGCAGCGGGTTGGCCGTGTGGGAGAAACCCTGCAACTCGAGCTCGAAAGCGGCAGGGTGCTCGAGGCTGACCTGCTGCTGGTAGCGACCGGGCAGCGCCCGAACACCGGAGCTCTGAACCTGTCCGCGGCGGGCATCGAGACCGACGCGCGGGGCTACGTGAGGGCGGATGCCCGGCTGCGTGCCGCCGAGGGCGTTTACGTGATCGGGGACGCGGCAGGTCAGCCGCCCTTTACGCACGTCGCCTGGGAAGACCACCGCCGGGTGCTCGACGCCCTGGAGGGCCGCACGCGCAGCCGCGACGACCGGGTGCTGGGCTACGCCGTGTTCACCGACCCGCAGGTGGGCCGGGTGGGCCTCGACGAGCAGCAGGCACGCGAACAGGGCCTCGACGCCCGCAGCGTCACCCTCGAGGTCTCAGACGTGGCTCGTGCGCACGAGTTCGGGCAGGAGAGCGGCTTCTACGGGCTGCTGGTCGAGCGCGGCAGCGACCGCATCCTGGGGGCCACGCTGGTCGGACCCGAGGCCGCCGAGGTGGTGCACACCGTGCTGGCCCACATGGAGGCGGGCTCGACCTGGCGCGCCCTTGAGGCCGCGCAGCACATTCATCCCACCTACGCCGAGGGGCTGCCCACGCTGGCGCGGCAACTCCTGGAGGACTAA